Genomic DNA from Acuticoccus sp. MNP-M23:
GAGGAGCGCTCGAAGAGGAAGCCGTCGTCACTGCCGGTCGCCGTGACTTTGGTCACCACGCCATCCGTGTATTCGTAGGCCCTGCCGCTTTCGGTCCCGTCGTCGTCGACCTGCTTCCTTTCGATGCGCCGGCCGCTGTCGTCAAACGTCAACTCGCGGATCGCCCACGGCACCGCGCCCGCGTCGCCCGGCCCGTCGACGATGGTCATCTTCGAGAGCACGCCGTCAGTATATTCGAACGTCGTCGTCCGCTCGGTGCCGTCATCGTTGACCACGCGGCGCGACGACAGCCGGCCGGCATCGTCGAAGCCGCATTCGATCGTCGACCACGCTGCGGTGCTGTCGGCCCCGCTCGCATCGACGCGGGTCATGTCCGTTCGCACACCGTCCTCGTACTGGACCAGGACCGAGCTGCCGGCGTCATTGATCTTGAACCGCCGCGCGAGATCGCCATCCTCGTAGGATGTTTCGACGGTGTCCCAGACACGGACGTCATCGATGTCGGTGCGCAGAACCTCGTTGCGGACGCCGTCGACGTACGCCACCTCGGTGCGGATCCCGCCCGACAGGCGCTCCTTTGCGATGAACTCGCCAGTGTCGTCGAAGATGGTTATCAACGTGCGGGCCTCGGAGGACTTCACGGTGGCCCATCCGTTTGCGAACAAGATCTCCTCGATGCCCGTCAGCCAGTCGGTGCCCTCGTGTCTGGGATCGGCGGTGTTGCCGTCGCTCACCCACACGCCGCTGTGGTCGGCCGCGATCTCGACCTTGAAGTCGGCGAGGTTGCCATCGTAGGCCGCGGTGTCGTGACCGTCATCGCCGTTCAGCGTGTCGTCGGCACTGACGCCCCAGAGCGTATCGTCGCCCTCCGTGCCGTTCAGCGTCTCGGACAGGTCGGTGCCGACGATCCCCGAATAGGGCGTGCCATCGATCGTGATCGTCACCGTCGCGGTATCGCTCGCGCCGTGCTCGTCCTCCACGGTGTAGGTGAAGGTGTCGGTCGCGCGCTCGCCGATCGCGAGGTCGTCGAACGCGCCGTTCGGGTCGTATGCGAACGTCCCGTCGCCGTTGTCGGTGACGAGGCCGATGGTGGCGCTGGTGTCGAAACCGGCGAGGCTGAGCGTCGCGCCCTCGTCGACGTCGGTGTCGTTCGCCAGCACGTTGCCGGTGGTGAACGGCGTTTGCTCGTCCGTGCCGAAGTGGTCGTCGACGCCGACCGGGTCGTCGTTGACGCCGACGATGACGAAATTCACGGTCCCGCTGGCGGACGATCCGGCCGAGTCGGTCACGGTATAATCGAAGCTGTCATAGCCCGCTTGCCCGAGTGCGACCGAGGCCCATCCATCGCCCGGCGTATAGGTGAACTTGCCATTGCCGTTGTCGGTGGCGGTGCCCTCAGTGCCTTCGGTGTCGAGGACGAAGCCATGGGTGTCGTTCGTGTCAGGGTCGCTGAACGAGTAGTTCCACGTGCGGGTCCCGCTGTCGGCATTGATGACGATGGTTTGCCCGATGGGGACCACGTCGTCGTTCGCGCCGGTGACGGTCACCGTCACAGTCGCGGTCTGCTCGCGGCCATAGTCGTCGATCGCGGTGTAGGTGAAGCTGTCCTCGGTCGTCTCGCCGTCCGAGAGGGCGTCGAGGGTGCCGTCGGCGACATAACCGAACGTGCCGTCGCCGTTGTTCGTCACCGTGCCCTGGGTGGCGGTGAGGTCGACGGCGGCGATCGAGAGGCCCTGACCGGTGTCGTTGGCGAACACGGAGGAAATGACGATGGGCACGTCCTCGGTGGCGGCGGCCGTGTCGTCGGTAAGGAGGGGATCGTCCCAGCCCGTAATGGTGATGAAGACCTTCGTCGCGCTGGTCGCGCCGTTCTCGTCCTTCGCGCCGTACCAGAACTGGTCGGTCGCGGTCTCGCCCGCGGCAAGGTGGTCGAACGCGCCGTTCGGATCGTAGTCGAAGGTGCCGTCGCCGTTGTTGGTCACCTCGCCCTTGGTGTCGTGGTCGGGGATCTCGAGCGGGCCGGATGCGGTCAGCATCGCGGCGGTGTCGACGTCGACATCGTTGGCGAGGACGTCGCCGGTGGTGAAGGCGGTGCCCGCGTCTGTGGTGAAGGTGTCAGACGTGCCGATCGGGCTGTCGTTCGCGCCATCGATGGAGATGGTGACGGTTGCGGTATCCTCGCCCCCTTGGCCGTCGTTGACGGTGTAGGTGAACGTGTCCGTCGCCAGTTCGCCTCTCGCCAGCGACTGGAACGCGTCGCCAGGGTCGTAGTCGAACGTTCCGTCGCCGTTGTCGGTGACGGTCCCCAGCGTGCCGGTCGTATCGTATGAGCCGATGGTAAGGGCATCCCCGTCGGCGTCGGTATCGTTTCCGAGCACCGACACGGTGACCGTTCCGTCTTCGCCAACATTGGCCGTGTCGTCGCCTGCCGCGGGGGCGTTGTTGGCGAGCACCGTCACCGTCACCTGGCCGACGCTTTGGTGGCTGGTCTCCAGGGTGGGGCCGCCGGTGCCCACGCCGTGGGCCCCGCCAGTGGAAGCGGTGCCCTCGTTCCCGTCAACGATCCGATAGTAGAACGTGAAAGTTCCCGAATATTCGGGATGGGGCGTGATCTCCATCAGGTTGTTTTCAATCACGGCGTCGCCCACCGCCACGGGGAAGCCGATCAGGCCGCCGCTCGGCGTGAACGTCGTATCGGTCTCTTGGATGGCGACGACGGTCAGCTCGTCGTTCTCGTCGTCTTCATCATTGGCGAGAACGTCGAGAGTGATCGCCCCTCCGGCCCGCAGCGTGACGCTGTCAGCTTTGGCGATCGGCGCCTCGTTGTAGACCAACGTCACGACGCCTGGGGTGTCGGAGTCGCCGATGTGATAGCTGAACTCCGTCGGATACTCGTCAACGCCGTTGGCGATGTCCCACTCATCAAGCGGCGACCAGTCGTACTCGAACGGGTCGAGCAGCAGCGTCCCGTCAGCCCGCAGCGTCACGTCGCCGATGCCGGAGACGTAGACGGTGTCCCCGGACTCGACCGCCTAGCCGTTGATCTTGCTCACGGTGAGGTCGATCTCGAGGTCGGTCTCGTTGTCGTTCGCAAGCACGTCGATGATGGTGCCGTCGGAGTACGTGTCGCTCTGGCGCGCCTGGACGGTGTCATCGACCGGCACGGCGTTGCGCGAGACGGTCAGCGTGGCGAAATCGGCGACGAACCCATCGTCCACGGCGTAGGTGTAGGTGGCGCTGCCGACGAAATCGTCGGAAGCGGTGAAGGTGTAGCTGCCGTCGGCATCGAGGACGAGCGTGCCGTTGTCGTCGGTGATCGTGCCAGTGCCATCCACCAGCGTGTCGGCGTCGACGAGGGTGGCGGCGAGGGCGTCGTCGACGTCGCTCTCCTGATCCGTGTCGTTGGTCAGGACGTCACCCGTGACCGACGACGTCGTCAGGGTCATGACCTTGGTGTCGTCGGTCCCGACCGGAGCGTAGTTCGTGATCAGCGGCAGAATGTTCGCGACCTTGCCCTCGACGATCTTGTCGCCGTTGTAGGAAAGCACGAACCACGCATCACCGTCGTTGTTCTCCCGGGCGCTGAAGTCCGGCTCGGATGCGACGATAATGATCCGGTCGATGCCATCGAAGGTGATGGTATGATCCGGGCCCGAGGATGGATCGTAGGCAGCCGGGTCGAAGTCCGGATTCCGACGGGCGAGGATCATGTCCCCGCCGGGCGATGTCTCGGTGTAGGCCCAGACGCTCTCATCCCCGGCCTGCTCCAGGATCAACCGGTCGGTCTTTCCCGCATTTCCGTGGAGGGTCGCATGACTGCCCGCCTCGAACGAATAGTATTCATCCATGAAGAGGAAAATATCGCTGCGGGCGCCGCCATAGGCCGTGTCAGAGCCGCCGCCGAGGTAGATCAGATCCTGGTCGTCCTGTCCGTCGGCAAAATCATCTCCCGCTCCGAGGTAGATCCGATCGCTGAAATCTCCGCCTTTGATCGAGTCGTCGCCGTCGCCACCGAAGATCGTGTCGTGGCCGGCGCCCCCGTCGATCTCGTCGTCGCCCGAGCCGCCGTCGATGGAATCGCGGCCGCCTTCGCCCCAGACGGTGTCGTTGCCACCATTGCCGATCAGCGTGTCGCCGCCTTCGTCGCCTTCGACCTTGTCGTCGTCGTTCCCGGCGTCGATGTAATCGTTGCCGTCGCCGCCGGAAATGCTGTCTTTACCTTCATTTCCCTCGATAACGTCGCGGCCGCTTCCGCCGCTGATGGTGTCGTCGCCGCGGTTGCCGAAGATTGTATCCTCGCCGTCGCCGCCAGAAATGCTGTCTTTACCATTGTAGTAGTTGTGGCTGTTCGCGTCGCCGACGATGTAGTCGTCTCCCGCCTCACCGAAGATGGTGTCGTTGCCATCGCCGCCGATGAGGGTGTCGCCGCCTTCGTCGCCTTCCAGCAAGTCCTGGTCGAGACCGCCGTCGAGGGAATCGTTGCCGTCGCCGCCGTAGAGTTTGTCGCTGCCGGCGCGGCCGTTGAGCGTGTCGGCGGCGCCCTGCCCGTAAAGAGTGTCGTGACCCACGCCGCCATCCAGCGTGTCGTTGCCCTCGCCGCCCTCCAGCCGGTCGTTGTCGTCACCACCCTCAAGCGAATCGTCGTCGCCCTGGCCCAGCAGCGTGTCGTCGCCGGCACCGCCGATCAGCGTGTCGGTGCTCTTGCCGCCCTTGAGAAAGTCCTTGCCTTCTTCGCCGTCGAGGTAGTCGCTGCCGTTTTCGCCGTCGAGCGTGTCGTTGCCCGTGCCGCCGTAGATGGTGTCCTTGCCGCCGCCACCCTCGATATCGTCGTCACCGCCCCCGGCATCGATCCAATGGTCGGCGCCGCCGTAGGATTTGTTGTTTCCGCCGTCATTCAGATACTTGGGATCGGCCACTGAAACGCCTTTCTACGATTGGATACTGACGCGTGCGGACCGGGAAATGCCCTGCGGTCGCAAGGCCGCTAAAACCAATTGAGCCACATGAGGCAAAGGGCCCCCGCTTAGGACGGAGGCGAGGATCCATCTACCGAATAGCCAATGTGAAGCCTGGGATCATGGTCCCAGCGTCTCAATTCCGCGGCGCTCATCGCCAAAGTTCATCCAGGCGAGTAATCATTGCGAGAACGCGCACAATTCATGCCAAAAATCTGTGGGTGATCTGCTACAGTCGCGTTCTGCCGATCAAATCTTCTGAACGGGATACAGAAATTCTACTCGGATAGCTCGTTTTCCGCGCGCTTGCTGGTGATGGACGGGTGGCTGAGCCAGTCGCCAAGATTGGTTGCGACCCTAGAGTCAACCGAAGGCGCGGGCAGCGGCTGGTCAAGCCGTTCGCCGACGACTTCGACGGGCGTCACCCCGAACGATGAACGGAACGCCCGCCGGAAGTTGGCCGCATCATGGAAGCCCCAGCGCTCGGCCACATCGCGGACCACGCCGCGCTCCTTGTTCGAGCGGGTCAGCTCCTGGAAGCACCGGGTCAGGCGCCGCTGTCGGATGTAGCGTTCGATCCCTCCCGAATCGGCGAACATGCGATAAAGGCTCGCCCGCGAGATGGCGAAGCGTGCGCATAAGGCATCGACCGAGAATGCCCCCGTGGACAGCTCTTCGTCGACCGAGGACTGGATCGCGTGTCGGCGGGCGCGGATAACGGCTGCGCTGACGGCGCGTGGTCTTCCCTCGAGGATCAGCGCTCGGACGAGCTCGGCAACGTCCATGGCCATCTGCGGACCTTCCTGCACCGTGGCGAACGGAAGGCGCGAAGCAAGAGCCGTGAGTGCAGTACCCATGATGCGCCCGGCGGGTGTTTCCGGGCTCAACAGATAGTTTGCGCGATGGATCGCTGGATCGTATCCAATCATCTCGTGAGGCATAAACAGCGCGTTGTACCTGAAGTCGGCGTAGATGTTGTGAAAGCCCACGTCCCGGCTTTCCAACGAGATCTGTCCCGGCGTCAGCGAGTGCCGCGCGCCGCCGAACGTGCCGACGCTGGAGCCGGACACCGCGAAGCGCAGAAACAGACACCCGCTCTGGATGGCGTCGCGCCGCGGGTCGTAGCGCAGCCGGACGCCGCTGAGCCGGCTCCACCCGGCCGTCATTCCGGCGAGCTGCCAGGCGTGGCCGTGGGCAGCAAAGTCCCGCGAGCCGCCGATGAAGTCCGTTCCGTAAAATGCGCCATAAAAGTCGCGAAAGGCGTCCCGCTGATCTTCGATCGGCAACGTCGCATCGTTGATTGGAATGCCGGGCAGCGGCACACAATCGGTACGCGGTCCGGCGGTTTCGATCACGTTGGCTCCTCCATACCGAGCGGGCTGATGCGCGCCGCTGAGCGACCGCCGCCGACCGGCATCAGCGTAGGCACGCCCGCCTCGCACTCGGCAAATGCGCGCGGATAGCGAGGCGCAAACGGGCACCCGGGCAGCGGCGGGAACTAGCTTTGCACAGACTCACCGAGCGGCAATAGGCGGTTCCGCTGCCGCGGATCGAGCGGAGGGACCG
This window encodes:
- a CDS encoding Ig-like domain-containing protein, which encodes MTLRADGTLLLDPFEYDWSPLDEWDIANGVDEYPTEFSYHIGDSDTPGVVTLVYNEAPIAKADSVTLRAGGAITLDVLANDEDDENDELTVVAIQETDTTFTPSGGLIGFPVAVGDAVIENNLMEITPHPEYSGTFTFYYRIVDGNEGTASTGGAHGVGTGGPTLETSHQSVGQVTVTVLANNAPAAGDDTANVGEDGTVTVSVLGNDTDADGDALTIGSYDTTGTLGTVTDNGDGTFDYDPGDAFQSLARGELATDTFTYTVNDGQGGEDTATVTISIDGANDSPIGTSDTFTTDAGTAFTTGDVLANDVDVDTAAMLTASGPLEIPDHDTKGEVTNNGDGTFDYDPNGAFDHLAAGETATDQFWYGAKDENGATSATKVFITITGWDDPLLTDDTAAATEDVPIVISSVFANDTGQGLSIAAVDLTATQGTVTNNGDGTFGYVADGTLDALSDGETTEDSFTYTAIDDYGREQTATVTVTVTGANDDVVPIGQTIVINADSGTRTWNYSFSDPDTNDTHGFVLDTEGTEGTATDNGNGKFTYTPGDGWASVALGQAGYDSFDYTVTDSAGSSASGTVNFVIVGVNDDPVGVDDHFGTDEQTPFTTGNVLANDTDVDEGATLSLAGFDTSATIGLVTDNGDGTFAYDPNGAFDDLAIGERATDTFTYTVEDEHGASDTATVTITIDGTPYSGIVGTDLSETLNGTEGDDTLWGVSADDTLNGDDGHDTAAYDGNLADFKVEIAADHSGVWVSDGNTADPRHEGTDWLTGIEEILFANGWATVKSSEARTLITIFDDTGEFIAKERLSGGIRTEVAYVDGVRNEVLRTDIDDVRVWDTVETSYEDGDLARRFKINDAGSSVLVQYEDGVRTDMTRVDASGADSTAAWSTIECGFDDAGRLSSRRVVNDDGTERTTTFEYTDGVLSKMTIVDGPGDAGAVPWAIRELTFDDSGRRIERKQVDDDGTESGRAYEYTDGVVTKVTATGSDDGFLFERSSEFDADGDLVGRSWVFDDGTVRDDTIVDDALVSRTMTDVPDTRHWTTATFDYDADHNVITRSYTWDADLA
- a CDS encoding Ig-like domain-containing protein, with the protein product MADPKYLNDGGNNKSYGGADHWIDAGGGDDDIEGGGGKDTIYGGTGNDTLDGENGSDYLDGEEGKDFLKGGKSTDTLIGGAGDDTLLGQGDDDSLEGGDDNDRLEGGEGNDTLDGGVGHDTLYGQGAADTLNGRAGSDKLYGGDGNDSLDGGLDQDLLEGDEGGDTLIGGDGNDTIFGEAGDDYIVGDANSHNYYNGKDSISGGDGEDTIFGNRGDDTISGGSGRDVIEGNEGKDSISGGDGNDYIDAGNDDDKVEGDEGGDTLIGNGGNDTVWGEGGRDSIDGGSGDDEIDGGAGHDTIFGGDGDDSIKGGDFSDRIYLGAGDDFADGQDDQDLIYLGGGSDTAYGGARSDIFLFMDEYYSFEAGSHATLHGNAGKTDRLILEQAGDESVWAYTETSPGGDMILARRNPDFDPAAYDPSSGPDHTITFDGIDRIIIVASEPDFSARENNDGDAWFVLSYNGDKIVEGKVANILPLITNYAPVGTDDTKVMTLTTSSVTGDVLTNDTDQESDVDDALAATLVDADTLVDGTGTITDDNGTLVLDADGSYTFTASDDFVGSATYTYAVDDGFVADFATLTVSRNAVPVDDTVQARQSDTYSDGTIIDVLANDNETDLEIDLTVSKING
- a CDS encoding helix-turn-helix domain-containing protein, which translates into the protein MIETAGPRTDCVPLPGIPINDATLPIEDQRDAFRDFYGAFYGTDFIGGSRDFAAHGHAWQLAGMTAGWSRLSGVRLRYDPRRDAIQSGCLFLRFAVSGSSVGTFGGARHSLTPGQISLESRDVGFHNIYADFRYNALFMPHEMIGYDPAIHRANYLLSPETPAGRIMGTALTALASRLPFATVQEGPQMAMDVAELVRALILEGRPRAVSAAVIRARRHAIQSSVDEELSTGAFSVDALCARFAISRASLYRMFADSGGIERYIRQRRLTRCFQELTRSNKERGVVRDVAERWGFHDAANFRRAFRSSFGVTPVEVVGERLDQPLPAPSVDSRVATNLGDWLSHPSITSKRAENELSE